The following are encoded together in the Theileria orientalis strain Shintoku DNA, chromosome 1, complete genome genome:
- a CDS encoding uncharacterized protein (dephospho-CoA kinase family protein), which produces MINFQVLVSHKYPIYGILGVLVHIVGRRLCVPAITGGIGAGKSTLGKYLSENGFYVIDSDSIGRQFLVSGTAGYRNLVKNFGECILSPDGEIDKAVLREMVYSDPAKRKLLNKCLHKYIISKIVWDVVKYRILSWKSLIVIEVPLLYETHLSWVCGPIIVCSASEETRLQRCQRRNSEIPKNTYLNIMKCGNRERVHDRGVPQERGEADEGVSAVRATARALISYK; this is translated from the exons atgattaattttCAGGTGCTCGTCAGCCATAAATACCCGATCTATGGGATTTTGGGTGTTTTGGTACACATAGTAGGGAGAAGGCTGTGCGTTCCGGCGATAACGGGGGGTATAGGAGCCGGTAAGTCGACGCTGG GTAAATACCTGTCCGAGAACGGGTTTTATGTAATCGACTCAGACTCGATAGGACGTCAG TTTCTGGTGTCCGGGACGGCTGGATACAGGAATCTCGTCAAGAACTTCGGGGAGTGCATCTTGTCACCTGACGGAGAAATAGACAAGGCAGTGCTGAGGGAGATGGTATACAGCGATCCGGCGAAAAGGAAGCTGCTCAACAAGTGCCTGCACAAGTATATCATCTCAAAAATCGTTTGGGatgttgtaaaatatagaaTACTTTCGTGGAAGAGTCTAATAG TCATCGAGGTCCCACTGCTCTATGAGACGCACCTCTCCTGGGTGTGTGGGCCCATAATAGTGTGCTCGGCGAGCGAGGAAACGAGGCTGCAGAGGTGCCAGAGGCGCAACTCTGAAATTCCGAAGAACACGTACTTGAACATCATGAA ATGTGGTAATCGAGAACGAGTCCACGATAGAGGAGTACCACAGGAGCGcggagaagctgatgaGGGAGTATCTGCTGTAAGGGCGACTGCGCGAGCCCTAATCTCGTACAAATAA
- a CDS encoding cyclophilin peptidyl-prolyl cis-trans isomerase protein: MSDPDLNSESSSEDEYGNVKRILINILGPVPVPVVKKRKTVQFNDSLYLSHFPCSNFYSRSYTHRTFVKHGMVWTVNNLFSVVASHSTRYIATGSDDGCIKFWYYDQDGVQFVKHLTAHTSAIIQMRASVDGLHLGCISYDKTYKHIDFQSFDLVNIIKLDFVPVALEFLTSENSPHPVVAIMNSSREVHIFKPTLQSTSVSKFEIGTTSPHLMLFNPRAGVCLVANNTGDVDLYDVETFKFPKCSEYFRVKMKSDTDLYEMRKYNTHVVSMSISPNWNLVAMYCNDGMIRIFRFETMKLYRVYDETVTMYSVAQTDPNQSVLHFDSSDFLRRQSCENEISKLTGEGEYTNLLFDSSSNYLMYPCMLGVKIVNIITNKLVRVIGKSEPSLRYMKISLLQHVVDKVRLELFIKRYKPSMDANQDVLPPILIATAFQKSKLYIFTDKDPDDDEIETRDVISDQHGEKAETKVVDKGGKLAKEAIIHTSKGDIHVQLFYNECKKTVENFTVHSLNGYYNGTIFHRVIKNFMIQGGDPTGDGTGGESIWGNEFEDEIHPSLKHDRPFTLAMANSGPNTNGSQFYITTVPCPWLDGKHTVFGRVTSGMDIVQDIEKIPTNKDDKPIKDVVIVSIKPIL, from the exons TCCAATTCAACGATTCGCTTTATTTGAGTCACTTCCCTTGCTCTAATTTTTACTCGAGGAGTTACACTCATAGGACGTTTGTCAAGCACGGTATGGTTTGGACTGTGAATAACCTGTTTTCAGTTGTTGCAAGCCATTCGACGCGCTATATAGCGACAGGAAGCGACGATGGGTGTATAAAATTCTGGTACTACGACCAGGATGGAGTTCAGTTTGTAAAGCATTTGACGGCGCACACGA GCGCAATTATTCAGATGAGGGCCTCAGTAGACGGGCTTCACCTGGGCTGTATTTCATACGATAAAACGTATAAGCACATCGACTTTCAGTCCTTCGACCTAGTAAACATCATTAAGCTGGACTTCGTACCAGTGGCACTGGAGTTTCTGACATCGGAGAACTCTCCACACCCAGTGGTTGCAAT AATGAATTCAAGCAGAGAAGTTCATATTTTCAAGCCCACGCTGCAGTCGACGAGCGTCAGCAAGTTTGAAATAGGAACGACGAGCCCGCACCTGATGCTGTTTAATCCGAGGGCAGGAGTGTGTTTGGTAGCAAACAACACAGGCGATGTGGACCTGTACGACGTCGAAACATTTAAATTCCCCAAGTGCAGCGAGTATTTTagagtaaaaatgaagagTGATACCGATTTATACGAAATGCGAAAG taCAACACCCATGTGGTATCGATGAGTATATCGCCAAACTGGAATTTGGTTGCAATGTATTGCAACGACGGAATGATAAGGATATTCCGATTTGAAACGATGAAGTTGTACAGAGTGTACGACGAGACGGTGACAATGTACTCAGTGGCACAGACTGACCCGAATCAGTCTGTGTTACACTTTGACTCGAGCGACTTTCTGAGGAGGCAGTCGTGCGAAAAcgaaataagtaaattgaCCGGCGAGGGAGAGTACACGAACCTGCTGTTTGACTCATCGTCgaattatttaatgtacCCTTGTATGCTGGGAGTGAAGATCGTAAACATAATCACGAATAAGCTGGTGAGAGTGATTGGGAAGTCAGAGCCGTCATTGAGATACATGAAAATATCGCTACTGCAGCACGTTGTGGACAAGGTGAGACTTgagttatttatt AAACGATACAAGCCATCGATGGACGCTAATCAGGATGTATTGCCGCCGATTTTAATAGCAACCGCATTTCAAAAGTCAAA ACTGTATATATTCACGGATAAGGACCCTGACGATGATGAAATTGAGACTAGAGACGTGATAAGTGACCAGCATGGTGAAAAGGCGGAAACAAAGG TCGTCGACAAGGGCGGGAAACTAGCAAAGGAGGCAATAATACACACGAGTAAAGGGGATATACACGTCCAGCTGTTCTACAACGAGTGTAAGAAGACAGTGGAAAACTTTACAGTGCACTCACTAAACGGGTACTACAATGGAACAATATTCCACAGagtgattaaaaatttcaTGATTCAAGGAGGAGACCCTACAGGAGACGGCACGGGAG GGGAGTCCATTTGGGGCAACGAGTTTGAAGATGAAATACACCCGTCGCTGAAACACGATAGACCATTCACGCTCGCAATGGCAAACTCTGGGCCAAACACAAACGGATCGCAGTTTTACATAACCACGGTCCCATGTCCCTGGTTAGACGGAAAGCATACGGTGTTTGGAAGAGTGACGAGTGGAATGGACATAGTACAGGACATAGAAAAG ATTCCCACAAATAAGGACGATAAGCCCATAAAGGACGTGGTCATCGTCAGCATAAAGCCAATACTGTAG
- a CDS encoding uncharacterized protein (zinc finger, CCCH-type domain containing protein) yields MPILSEEDLERFRTKVCTLASSLRCDFGVERCNYSHNLYWARRCPFYLRDSSILRYIPHVCPDVELGEGTTVLRNSCPRGNNCSFAHSYEEIHYHPLVYKTQVCKDYRIGKCKTYYCHLVHGLAEYRVPREYVLPRKAGLDIPLLPHVKLVDNIRSISTGNASVGCFQRGKSSIQSVDRSTRGEKDVVDYSNHKDWVPLRSNSGERKTEINGNAKSDGVNGLQKSSNGVTSKLVNGTTNGIAKVQNNSISSQVSKKNNEESLRSMKSLDAAEKQDESVYDWYKLIATTKVEYHDNENGINEMDKNYSILKIYDRQLQNSLNEFNQLNIYNNEISPYNGHYEDDLNCYETDKRNESLVRRNVNMWNDSSTKKIIESNNALGTVSSIIDSNNNGVSTVPSIVEDSYRSYDDVFQTSDLTSSMNSINGDEVYIKILKQCELIKKNTKPYVESKINWTQVINDCRKLLDIVIEAKKVSQEKSK; encoded by the exons ATGCCAATACTAAGCGAGGAGGATCTGGAGCGCTTCAGGACGAAGGTGTGTACGCTCGCCTCGTCGCTGAGGTGCGACTTCGGAGTGGAAAGGTGCAACTACTCGCACAACCTCTACTGGGCGAGAAGGTGTCCGTTCTACCTGCGCGACTCCTCGATCCTGAGGTACATACCGCACGTCTGCCCGGACGTGGAGCTGGGGGAGGGGACGACGGTGCTGAGGAACTCGTGTCCGCGAGGGAACAACTGCTCCTTCGCGCACTCCTACGAGGAGATACACTACCACCCGCTGGTGTACAAGACGCAGGTCTGCAAGGACTACAGGATCGGCAAGTGCAAGACGTACTACTGCCACCTGGTGCACGGGCTGGCGGAGTACAGAGTGCCCAGGGAGTACGTGCTCCCGAGGAAGGCGGGGCTGGACATTCCGCTCCTACCGCACGTAAAGCTGGTCGACAACATAAGGTCGATAAGCACGGGCAACGCCTCAGTAGGCTGTTTCCAGAGAGGGAAGTCGAGCATTCAATCAGTGGACAGGTCAACTAGAGGAGAGAAGG ACGTGGTCGATTACTCGAACCATAAAGACTGGGTGCCACTTAGGTCGAATAGCGGCGAACGTAAAACGGAGATCAATGGAAACGCTAAGAGTGACGGAGTCAACGGGCTGCAAAAGAGTAGCAACGGAGTCACAAGTAAACTAGTCAATGGCACGACAAACGGAATAGCAAAAGTCCAGAACAATAGCATCAGTAGCCAAGTCAGTAAGAAAAACAACGAGGAATCGCTGAGGAGCATGAAGTCACTGGATGCAGCAGAAAAACAGGACGAGTCAGTGTACGACTGGTACAAGTTGATAGCGACGACGAAGGTGGAGTACCACG ATAATGAAAATGGGATCAACgaaatggataaaaattattcaatattgaaaatatacgaTAGGCAACTTCAGAACTCGTTGAATGAATTTAATCAGTTGAACATCTACAACAATGAGATTAGTCCATACAACGGACACTATGAAGATGACCTGAATTGTTATGAAACAGATAAGAGAAATGAGTCGTTGGTGAGAAGAAATGTTAATATGTGGAACGATTCGAGCACTAAGAAAATAATCGAGTCGAACAACGCACTGGGAACAGTGTCAAGCATCATCGATTCGAACAACAATGGAGTGTCGACAGTGCCGAGCATAGTGGAGGACTCATATAGAAGCTACGATGACGTGTTCCAGACATCAGACCTGACGTCGAGCATGAACTCGATCAACGGAGACGAAGTGTACATTAAGATCCTGAAGCAGTGCGAACTGATAAAGAAAAACACGAAACCGTACGTcgaaagtaaaattaactgGACGCAAGTGATCAACGACTGTAGAAAACTACTAGATATAGTTATAGAAGCAAAAAAAGTATCCCaggaaaaaagtaaataa
- a CDS encoding complexed with cef1p, producing MFNKRNLASIKNRKSDEKKEEEGVTADDEAELNPQGGVKLFKKRQIAKINITGNKSKNVDKKDVVPLESTIVDLQSSEEPINRATSTYEIDTDKSMDTRSILERNLEIGKKILAGELEDKVYRGRGAYKPVMNVREDSIAAAKYTGLYGPVRASATNVRTTLRIDYQPDICKDYKETGYCGFGDTCKFLHDRSDYKSGWQLEKEWEQQQAEKRQKMQKKLERWHRRMESKASEDEEDEDAESSDSDSNSDDSDSDSDSDSSESGVDEADASLKKIIKLRARKLKVPFCCLSCKKLWTAEMNPVVTSCNHYFCERCVIEAYSNDLKCPKCDVVTDGIMNRASAIEKLLESISKS from the exons ATGTTTAATAAGAGGAACCTGGCTTCAATAAAAAATCGCAAATCtgatgaaaaaaaggaggaggaaggagTGACAGCTGATGATG AAGCGGAATTGAATCCACAAGGAGGCGttaagttatttaaaaagagacaaatcgcaaaaattaatataacg GGCaataagagtaaaaatGTCGATAAAAAAGATGTTGTGCCACTAGAATCGACTATCGTAGACCTACAG TCGTCAGAGGAGCCGATAAACAGAGCGACGTCAACATATGAAATTGACACGGATAAGTCGATGGATACGAGAAGTATACTGGAGAGGAACTTGGAGATTGGAAAGAAGATACTCGCAGGAGAACTGGAGGACAAGGTGTACAGAGGAAGGGGAGCATATAAGCCAGTGATGAACGTACGAGAAGATAGCATAGCAGCGGCGAAGTACACGGGCCTCTACGGACCAGTGAGAGCATCGGCGACGAACGTGAGGACGACGCTGCGAATCGACTACCAGCCTGACATATGCAAGGACTACAAGGAGACGGGGTACTGCGGCTTCGGAGATACGTGCAAGTTCCTGCACGATCGCAGCGACTACAAGTCAGGGTGGCAGCTGGAGAAGGAGTGggagcagcagcaggcGGAAAAGAGGCAGAAGATgcagaagaagctggaacGCTGGCACCGGAGGATGGAGTCGAAGGCGTctgaggacgaggaggatgAAGACGCGGAATCGTCGGATTCGGACTCGAACTCAGATGACTCTGACTCGGATTCAGATTCTGACTCTTCGGAGAGTGGCGTCGACGAGGCCGACGCCAGCCTCAAGAAGATCATTAAGCTGAGGGcgaggaagctgaaggtGCCCTTCTGCTGCCTCTCCTGCAAAAAACTGTGGACAGCCGAGATGAATCCCGTTGTGACCTCCTGCAACCACTACTTTTGCGAAAGGTGCGTAATCGAGGCGTACTCGAACGACCTGAAGTGCCCGAAGTGCGACGTGGTAACCGACGGGATCATGAACAGGGCAAGCGCGATAGAAAAGCTGCTGGAATCGATAAGTAAGAGTTGA